One genomic region from Anopheles bellator chromosome 2, idAnoBellAS_SP24_06.2, whole genome shotgun sequence encodes:
- the LOC131208119 gene encoding angiotensin-converting enzyme-like, with protein MRIVQLLLLTVALVSGAHGGTIRAADDEQEAWRYLEEIEAEILNRRNAGTEAEWAYESDINDENLQVKNEVAAANAAFFKEVADTLAKYDYESFQDEDLKRRVEKLSSLGYAALPEDKFARMLDAINAMQENYAKVKVCDYHDRTKCDLALEPELTEILANSRDPEELKYYWQQWYDAAGAPTRVDFQTYVDLNGEAARLNNYASGAEYWLKAYEDETFEEQVDAVIEELRPLYEQIHANVRYQLRKYYGDEVVSERGPIPMHLLGNMWAQDWAGVAAITSPFADRQLLDVTEEMVRQGYNPIQMFEMGDEFFQSLNMTKLPPTFWEKSILVKPEDGRDLVCHASAWEFSKTDDVRIKQCTRVTMDQFFTVHHELGHVQYFLQYQHLPSVYRDGANPGFHEAVGDVLSLSVSTPKHLEKIGLLKDFVQDEESKLNQFYSAALNKLVFLPFAYTIDKYRWGIFRGDIKPEEYNCKFWEMRSKYSGIEPPVVRSEADLDAPAKYHVSADVEYLRYFVSFIIQFQFHRAACEKAGEYVKDDPEKTLNDCDIYQSTDAGNLIKAMLAMGSSKPWPDAMEVLTGERRMSADALIEYFQPLYDWLVVENDRLDAYVGWEETNMCVG; from the exons ATGAGGATCGTTCAGCTGCTTCTGCTTACGGTTGCTCTCGTGAGCGGTGCCCACGGTGGCACAATCCGTGCTGCGGATGATGAGCAAGAAGCTTGGCGGTACTTGGAAGAAATAGAGGCAGAAATTCTCAATCGTCGCAATGCTGGCACCGAAGCCGAGTGGGCCTACGAGTCGGACATTAACGACGAAAACTTGCAGGTGAAAAACGAGGTGGCTGCTGCAAACGCCGCATTCTTCAAA GAAGTGGCCGATACGCTGGCCAAGTACGACTACGAAAGTTTCCAGGATGAAGATTTGAAACGTCGCGTTGAGAAGCTATCCAGCCTGGGCTACGCAGCGCTGCCAGAAGATAAATTTGCTCGAATGTTGGACGCGATCAATGCCATGCAGGAAAACTATGCCAAGGTGAAGGTTTGCGATTACCATGATCGTACCAAGTGCGACCTGGCACTAGAGCCTGAGCTGACGGAGATACTGGCCAACAGCCGTGACCCCGAGGAGCTAAAGTACTATTGGCAGCAGTGGTACGATGCGGCAGGAGCACCGACGAGGGTTGATTTCCAAACCTATGTCGATCTGAACGGTGAAGCGGCAAGGCTGAACA ATTACGCATCCGGAGCCGAGTATTGGCTAAAGGCGTACGAGGATGAGACCTTTGAAGAGCAGGTCGATGCGGTGATCGAGGAGCTGCGCCCACTGTACGAACAGATTCATGCAAATGTGCGTTATCAGCTGCGAAAGTACTACGGCGACGAGGTAGTATCGGAGAGAGGACCCATTCCGATGCATCTGCTTGGCAACATGTGGGCGCAGGATTGGGCTGGTGTCGCGGCCATCACAAGCCCCTTCGCTGACCGTCAGCTGTTGGACGTGACCGAAGAGATGGTTCGCCAGGGCTACAATCCGATCCAGATGTTCGAGATGGGCGATGAATTTTTCCAATCGTTGAACATGACAAAGCTGCCACC TACTTTCTGGGAAAAGAGTATCCTCGTGAAGCCAGAAGATGGCCGTGATTTGGTGTGCCATGCCAGTGCCTGGGAGTTTTCGAAAACGGACGACGTACGGATCAAACAGTGCACCCGGGTGACGATGGATCAGTTCTTCACTGTGCACCATGAGTTGGGCCATGTGCAGTATTTCTTGCAGTACCAACACTTGCCGAGTGTCTATCGAGATGGAGCCAATCCCGGATTCCATGAGGCGGTTGGTGATgttctttcactttccgtttccacTCCGAAGCACCTGGAGAAGATTGGGCTGCTGAAGGACTTCGTGCAGGATGAGGAGTCAAAGTTGAACCAGTTTTACAGTGCGGCTTTAAATAAGCTTgtatttttgccatttgcctACACGATCGATAAGTATCGTTGGGGCATCTTTCGGGGTGATATTAAACCGGAGGAGTACAACTGCAAATTCTGGGAGATGCGTTCGAAATACTCCGGCATTGAACCACCGGTCGTGCGCTCCGAAGCCGATCTAGACGCTCCAGCAAAGTACCATGTGTCTGCGGATGTGGAATACCTGCGGTACTTCGTATCGTTCATTATtcagttccagttccatcGGGCAGCATGCGAGAAGGCGGGCGAATACGTGAAGGACGATCCGGAGAAAACGTTGAACGATTGTGACATCTACCAGAGCACGGATGCTGGAAACCTAATTAAAGCGATGCTGGCGATGGGATCGTCGAAACCGTGGCCAGATGCGATGGAAGTCCTGACGGGAGAACGGCGTATGAGTGCCGACGCCCTGATCGAATACTTCCAACCGCTCTAcgattggttggtggttgagAACGACCGGCTGGATGCTTATGTAGGCTGGGAAGAAACCAATA TGTGCGTTGGATGA